The sequence below is a genomic window from Streptomyces sp. NBC_00289.
GCCGGGCCATCGCCCGCCGCGCCGCCTTCGGATCGCTGACGGTTCTCGGCGACCTGGCCCAGGGGACCACGCCGTGGGCCGCGCGGTCATGGCCGGCGACCCTGCGCCACCTCGGCAGGCCGGACGCGGCCGTCGTCCCCCTGACCACCGGATTCAGGGTCCCCGAAGCCGTCGTCACGCTCGCCAACCGCCTCCTGGAACGCCTCGACGTGGATGTGCCGGCGGGCCGTTCCCTGCGCCGGGACGGGGAGTTGGCCATCAGGCGGGTGGCGGCGGACGAGGTGCCGGAGGCGGTCGTGTCGGCCGTACGGCACGCCCTGGCCGGGGAGGGATCCGTCGGGGTCGTCGCGGCCGACGCGGAGGTGCCCCGGCTGCGGGAGGCCCTCGACGCGGCCGGCATCGACGCGGCGGGCCCGGACCAGCTCGGCGCCCGGGTGGCCGTGGTGCCGGCGAGCCTCGTCAAGGGCCTGGAGTACGACCACGTCGTCGCCGTCGAGCCGGCGGCGATCGCCGAGGCGGAGGCGCGGGGCCTGCACCGGCTGTACGTCGTGCTGACCCGGGCGGTGTCGCGGCTGGAGGTCGTGCACGCTCGGCCGCTGCCGTTCTGATCCCTGTCGGTCTGACCCCTGCCGGTCTGATCCCTGCCGTTCCATTCGCCGGCGTTCTGATCGCGGGTGGTCAGCGGCGGCTGGGGGTGGTCGGTGGTGGTTGACGGTCGGTGGCCGGTCGTCGGCGATTTCGCGGGCCGCGTGCTTCACCGCGCGCCCGCTCTGGACGATGCTGTTCCTCGATGCTCCTCTTCCTCGACGTCGACGGGACGCTGATCCCCTTCGGGGCGGCAAGGCCGTACCCGCGCTACCCGGCGCCCGCCACCGCGGTCGTACGGTCCACCGCGCACCCCCTGTTGAGCCGGGTCGATCCCTCGCTCGGCCCGCGGCTGCTCGCTCTGGGCTGCGAGTTGATGTGGGCCACGACCTGGCTGGAGGAGGCGAACGTCGTGGTGGCGCCCTGGCTCGGGCTGCCCCCGCTGCCGCTGGTGGACTGGCCGGACGAGGACGAGCCGCCGGGCGCGCTGCACTGGAAGACCCGACCCCTCGTCGCCTGGGCGGCCGGCCGTCCCTTCATCTGGGTCGACGACGAGATCACCGCCGAGGACCGGACCTGGACCGCCGCCCACCATCCCGGACCGGCCCTCCTGCACCGGGTGGACCACCGGTACGGGCTCACCGACCAGGACTTCGCGACACTGGAGGAGTGGCTCGGCGGCGCGAGGGGACCGCGGTGAGCCACCGGAAGCGGGGCGACCTGTCCGGAGAAAGGCGGGTGTCGGGCCGAACGAGTGGGTACTGGGGTCCGAACGGGTGGGCGCGGACCGCCGACCGAGTGGCGTGGCGCACTATTGCAAGCGGATGCTTGCAATAGTTAGCGCCGATGCGGCACTGTGGAGACATGGCATCGCTCAACGTCGGCAATCTCGGTGAGTACCTGCGCGAGCAGCGGCGCACGGCGCAGCTGTCGCTGCGGCAGCTCGCCGACGCCGCCGGGGTGTCCAATCCGTATCTGAGCCAGATCGAACGCGGGCTGCGCAAGCCGAGCGCGGAGGTGTTGCAGCAGGTCGCCAAGGCGCTGCGGATCTCCGCCGAGACGCTGTACGTGCGGGCCGGCATCCTCGACGCCGAGCGGGACCGGGACGAGGTGGAGACACGTGCGGTCCTCCTCGCCGACCCCACGCTCAACGAGCGGCAGAAGCAGGTGCTGCTCCAGATCTACGAGTCCTTCCGCAAGGAGAACGGATTCGAGATCGGCGAGGCGGCCGGCGAGAGCAGTGCGAACGGTACGGGCGACACCGGCATCACCAGCAGTAGCGGTACCAGTGACATCGATCCGCAGCAGACGGCCAGTTGATCCGGACCAGGGGACCGGCCGCCCGACTGCGGACCTCAAAAACCCTCAGCCGAAAGAAACACGGGAGGACCATCACCATGGCCATCACCGACGACCTGCGCAAGACCTTCAGCGACCCGACTCCGTTCTACTTCGCCGCCGGCACCGCCGACCTGGCTCTGCAGCAGGCCAAGAAGGTGCCCGGCCTGGTGGAGCAGCTGCGCGCCGAGGCGCCGGCCCGCATCGACGCCGTACGCGGCACCGACCCGAAGGCCGTGCAGGAGAAGGCGGCCGCCCGGGCCAAGGAGGCCAGTGCCAAGGCCAAGGAGGCCCAGGAGAGCCTGCAGGCCAGGGTCGGCGAGTTCTTCGGCACCCTCGACGGTGACCTGAAGAAGCTCGGCAGCACGCTCGACGCGGACCTCAAGAAGCTCGGCGAGTCGGCCCAGGACATCGCCCTGCGTGGTGTCGGCGTCGCCGCCGAGTACGCCGTGAAGGCCCGCGAGACCTACGAGAAGGTCGCCGAGCACGGCGAGCAGGCCGTGAAGACCTGGCGTGGCGAGGCCGCCGAGGAGATCGAGGAACTCGCGATCGTCGTCGAGCCGAACGCCGAGCCGGCCCCGGTCAAGACCGAGACGCCCGCCCCGAAGCCGGGCCCCGTCAAGGCCGAGCCGACCCCGGTCAAGGCCGAGTCCGCCGCGGCCAAGAAGCCCGTCGCGAAGAAGGCTCCGGCTCCGGCCCCGGCGCGCAAGACCACCGCCAAGAAGACCACGCCGCCGGCCAA
It includes:
- a CDS encoding HAD domain-containing protein, whose protein sequence is MLLFLDVDGTLIPFGAARPYPRYPAPATAVVRSTAHPLLSRVDPSLGPRLLALGCELMWATTWLEEANVVVAPWLGLPPLPLVDWPDEDEPPGALHWKTRPLVAWAAGRPFIWVDDEITAEDRTWTAAHHPGPALLHRVDHRYGLTDQDFATLEEWLGGARGPR
- a CDS encoding helix-turn-helix domain-containing protein, translated to MASLNVGNLGEYLREQRRTAQLSLRQLADAAGVSNPYLSQIERGLRKPSAEVLQQVAKALRISAETLYVRAGILDAERDRDEVETRAVLLADPTLNERQKQVLLQIYESFRKENGFEIGEAAGESSANGTGDTGITSSSGTSDIDPQQTAS